The following proteins are encoded in a genomic region of Corylus avellana chromosome ca4, CavTom2PMs-1.0:
- the LOC132178437 gene encoding AP2-like ethylene-responsive transcription factor At1g16060 — MEMTPATAKYGLGPGALRLRMINEGDALANKCIKRRLRESPVPAISCNNEGEQQQQQKQQPTTTTTTGVKRSSRFRGVSRHRWTGRFEAHLWDKGSWNPTQRKKGKQVYLGAYDEEESAARAYDLAALKYWGASTFTNFPVSEYEKEIEIMKTVSREEYLASLRRRSSGFSRGVSKYRGVARHHHNGRWEARIGGVFGNKYLYLGTYSTQEEAAHAYDIAAIEYRGTNAVTNFNLSTYIRWLRAGANSLASQEPKPIIEPQPRTMSSNPISSGVTTDQQFIFHSNTLTVDAKDNALRKQEVFQSETKSPSPTALGLLLRSSLFIELTERALNNTDMEAEENDTKFPVHTINDKGIGGIFHNEIGNLAYMCSTDDNPLPGLISPQESTLHFINSSGDWNRTLSVPH, encoded by the exons ATGGAGATGACCCCTGCGACTGCGAAATATGGTTTGGGCCCAGGAGCGCTTCGCTTGCGCATGATTAATGAAGGTGATGCTTTGGCTAACAAATGTATCAAGAGGCGGCTGAGGGAATCCCCTGTGCCTGCAATAAGCTGCAATAATGAAGGTgagcagcaacaacaacagaAACAACAACCTACGACGACTACCACTACTGGCGTCAAGAGAAGTTCAAGATTTCGTGGGGTCAGCAG ACATAGATGGACTGGACGTTTTGAAGCTCATTTGTGGGATAAGGGATCATGGAATCCAACCCAGAGGAAGAAGGGAAAGCAAG TGTACCTAG GGGCTTatgatgaagaagaatctgCTGCAAGAGCATATGATTTGGCTGCCCTCAAGTATTGGGGAGCATCAACTTTTACAAATTTCCCG GTATCTGAGTACGAGAAAGAAATAGAGATAATGAAGACTGTATCAAGAGAAGAATACTTGGCCTCTTTAAGAAG GAGGAGCAGTGGTTTTTCAAGAGGTGTATCCAAGTATAGAGGAGTTGCAAG GCACCATCACAATGGAAGATGGGAAGCAAGGATAGGGGGGGTGTTTGGAAACAAATATCTCTACCTTGGAACTTACA GTACTCAAGAGGAGGCTGCTCATGCTTATGATATCGCAGCAATAGAGTATAGAGGCACTAATGCAGTAACAAACTTCAACTTGAGCACATACATTAGATGGCTAAGAGCAGGTGCCAATTCTCTTGCTTCCCAAGAACCAAAACCAATTATAGAGCCCCAGCCTCGGACAATGTCCTCTAACCCCATTTCAAGTGGGGTAACAACCGATCAACAATTCATCTTTCACTCCAATACCTTGACAGTGGATGCCAAGGACAATGCCCTAAGAAAACAGGAAGTTTTTCAAAGTGAAACTAAGTCACCATCCCCAACTGCACTTGGCCTTCTCCTAAGATCTTCACTGTTTATAGAGCTAACAGAGAGGGCTTTGAATAACACCGACATGGAAGCCGAAGAGAATGACACCAAATTCCCTGTGCATACAATCAACGACAAAGGGATTGGAGGGATTTTTCACAACGAAATTGGTAATCTCGCCTACATGTGTTCTACCGATGACAATCCATTGCCTGGTCTAATATCACCGCAGGAAAGCACTTTGCATTTTATCAACTCCTCCGGAGACTGGAATCGTACCTTAAGCGTCCCTCACTAG